A single genomic interval of Fibrobacter sp. UWB13 harbors:
- a CDS encoding amino acid ABC transporter ATP-binding protein codes for MISIRHLKKVYPNATPLQDINAEINRGDIVSIIGPSGTGKSTLLRCINLLERPTSGEVLIDGKSITAHGANVPAIRRKMGMVFQSFNLFNHLTIIENIMVAQMDILHRSKQDACAKGMELLRRVGLADKADNLPEELSGGQKQRVAIARTLAMDPEIILLDEPTSALDPTMIGEVLAVIKGLSNQGLTMMIVTHEMKFARDISTRVFYMDEGVIYEEGTPKQIFENPQREKTRLFIKHLKVFDEHLVVGNIDFMGIMNRFLIFAEKNQMDNRTVRNVSYVLDEMVMLGLVPKLPQGTDIRLMAEYSEDNSRAEIRLEFAGPNVNPLDACDEISRQLINVATEHYEQNVVNGLTVIHFHVK; via the coding sequence ATGATTTCGATTCGTCATTTGAAAAAGGTGTACCCGAATGCGACTCCGCTTCAGGATATCAATGCCGAGATTAATCGTGGCGATATTGTGTCGATTATAGGCCCATCGGGAACGGGTAAGTCGACGTTATTGCGTTGTATAAATCTTTTGGAACGTCCGACCTCGGGGGAGGTACTGATTGACGGAAAGTCGATTACGGCACATGGGGCGAATGTACCTGCGATTCGTCGCAAGATGGGGATGGTTTTCCAGTCGTTTAACCTATTCAACCACCTGACGATTATCGAAAATATCATGGTCGCGCAGATGGATATTTTGCACCGTTCCAAGCAAGATGCCTGCGCAAAAGGGATGGAACTTTTGCGTCGTGTGGGGCTTGCGGACAAGGCCGATAATTTACCCGAGGAACTTTCGGGCGGACAAAAACAGCGTGTCGCTATTGCACGTACGCTAGCGATGGACCCTGAAATTATACTGCTAGATGAACCGACGAGCGCTTTGGACCCGACGATGATTGGGGAGGTCCTTGCGGTAATCAAGGGCCTTTCGAATCAGGGACTCACGATGATGATTGTTACGCACGAGATGAAGTTCGCCCGCGATATTTCGACGCGCGTGTTCTACATGGACGAAGGCGTGATTTACGAAGAGGGGACTCCGAAGCAGATTTTTGAAAATCCGCAGCGCGAAAAGACGAGGTTGTTTATCAAGCATTTGAAAGTGTTTGACGAACATCTTGTCGTTGGAAATATTGATTTTATGGGAATCATGAACCGCTTTCTGATCTTTGCTGAAAAGAACCAGATGGACAATCGGACCGTTCGAAACGTGAGCTATGTTCTCGACGAAATGGTGATGCTTGGGCTTGTTCCCAAACTGCCGCAAGGTACGGATATCCGTTTAATGGCGGAGTATTCCGAAGACAACAGCCGTGCAGAAATTCGGCTTGAATTCGCAGGACCGAACGTGAATCCATTGGATGCCTGCGACGAAATCTCAAGACAATTGATTAATGTGGCTACAGAACATTATGAACAAAATGTTGTCAATGGCCTGACCGTCATTCATTTCCATGTCAAGTAG
- a CDS encoding glucokinase, protein MEIKWLNPDAQFDRLVLAGDIGGTNTNLGLVGYKDGKFTLILETVCPSQCIEGLDTPIRETLKAAIENRADLKPSHICISAAGPVANNKCVMTNLPWCVDGDAITNATGIPTLVINDFMAISYGIPTLDVDDPKQILKFKHTDGSEPKPQAATKAVIGPGTGMGVGFLAFDGQKYIPACSEGGHSTFAPFDKETQDFRDYMEKRIGTVPGVEPLVSGMGLAHLYEWWRDTKGVPQNDAFKKIEETDWHDRPKYISRASDTDPVAAEMMRMFVKMLARFASDACTLFLPLGGFYLAGGTVQKDLRWLERDNLFMTWFEKNYNPNIRPLLNKIPVYLIKDYSISLYGAANASLNLQK, encoded by the coding sequence ATGGAAATTAAATGGCTTAATCCCGATGCTCAGTTTGACCGTCTCGTTTTGGCGGGTGATATCGGTGGTACGAATACGAACCTTGGTCTTGTGGGCTACAAGGATGGCAAGTTTACGCTCATTCTCGAAACCGTTTGCCCGAGCCAGTGCATTGAAGGACTCGACACCCCGATCCGTGAAACGCTCAAGGCAGCAATCGAAAACCGCGCGGATTTGAAGCCGTCCCACATCTGCATCAGCGCCGCAGGTCCGGTGGCAAACAACAAGTGCGTCATGACGAACCTCCCGTGGTGCGTTGACGGCGATGCTATTACGAATGCAACCGGCATCCCGACCCTCGTGATTAACGACTTTATGGCTATTAGCTATGGCATCCCGACCCTCGACGTCGATGATCCGAAGCAGATTCTCAAGTTCAAGCACACCGACGGTAGCGAACCGAAGCCGCAGGCTGCCACGAAGGCTGTGATTGGTCCGGGTACGGGCATGGGCGTTGGCTTCCTCGCATTTGACGGTCAGAAGTACATTCCGGCTTGCTCCGAAGGTGGCCACTCTACGTTTGCTCCGTTCGACAAGGAAACTCAGGACTTCCGCGACTACATGGAAAAGCGCATCGGCACGGTGCCGGGCGTTGAACCGCTCGTCTCTGGCATGGGCCTTGCTCACCTCTATGAATGGTGGCGCGACACGAAGGGCGTACCGCAGAACGATGCCTTCAAGAAGATTGAAGAAACCGATTGGCACGACCGCCCGAAGTACATCAGCCGCGCAAGCGATACCGATCCGGTGGCTGCCGAAATGATGCGCATGTTCGTGAAGATGCTTGCCCGCTTTGCTAGCGACGCTTGCACGTTGTTCCTCCCGCTCGGCGGTTTCTACCTCGCCGGTGGCACGGTGCAGAAGGACCTCCGCTGGCTCGAACGCGATAACTTGTTCATGACCTGGTTCGAAAAGAACTATAATCCGAACATCCGTCCGCTCTTGAACAAGATCCCGGTGTACCTCATCAAGGATTACAGCATTAGCTTGTACGGCGCTGCCAACGCAAGCCTCAATTTGCAGAAGTAA
- a CDS encoding ABC transporter permease subunit (The N-terminal region of this protein, as described by TIGR01726, is a three transmembrane segment that identifies a subfamily of ABC transporter permease subunits, which specificities that include histidine, arginine, glutamine, glutamate, L-cystine (sic), the opines (in Agrobacterium) octopine and nopaline, etc.), translated as MKKILEYLAALIALTVLLTGCDEKVRKIESAAQLNDPQYSIGYEEGRDSALKDVPPRFRKLHLKYNSIADMNKNENLVLGMQTGFVFVDKETRRMLPKAEIKYYKSTPDMAYMVANGKLDGFINDEPVIRYAALENPNLAYIHADFEPMDIVIVFPKNEKAKALRDEMDEFIDKMHLSGMLDSIDNIWLGEDEEKKVVEFPKAKPGMPTYKMATSAVNPPFEYIKNGKIVGYEMDLMARFCKEKGCGIEVHDVAFESVILGIETGMYDFAAATLSATPIFKEKNYLSHPIYVSECVMAVQILDGKAKQQVAKNPEDMIKSLNRDGAKIGLMTGGVFDKVLNEFFPTAKSLFFNTYADMVKSIDAGKLDAMLVDEPTARLLVEGRKEVEIVNKILEKANYAFAFSKSEKGEKLCAQMTEFIQNSIKQGLQTDLESVWFGSDESLKKIDLSKLKATNGTLHLATNVEVAPFVYIKDNAIVGYDIDWVVRFCEAYGYGLEIVNMNFESILPSIVSGASDLAVGEITVTAERKRSVNFSTPVYDGGVVAIVKRTAEEEAIAPYEETFWGSLKKSFERTFIREDRWKLVAQGVGVTIFISILSGILGSLIGFGFCMLRLSSRLYANVFALGYIRLLQGIPSVVLLMVLFYIVFARTGLDGVWVAIIGFGMNFGAYAAEIMRTGILAVDKGQMEAALALGYTKPRAFFKIVFPQAAHHFLPVFQGEFISMVKMTSVVGYIAILDLTKASDIIRSRTYEAFFPLIMTAIIYLIIIWILTRVLTMLQRRLDPKIRAKRK; from the coding sequence ATGAAAAAGATTCTCGAATATTTGGCAGCTCTCATTGCTTTGACGGTTTTGTTGACGGGCTGCGATGAAAAAGTACGTAAAATTGAAAGTGCGGCCCAGCTGAACGACCCGCAATATTCGATTGGCTACGAAGAAGGGCGTGATTCTGCATTGAAGGATGTTCCGCCACGATTTAGAAAATTGCACCTCAAGTACAATTCCATTGCGGACATGAACAAAAACGAGAATCTTGTACTTGGAATGCAAACGGGTTTTGTCTTTGTCGATAAAGAAACGCGCCGAATGCTCCCCAAGGCCGAAATCAAGTATTACAAGTCTACTCCGGACATGGCTTACATGGTGGCGAACGGCAAGCTGGATGGCTTTATCAATGACGAGCCTGTGATCCGCTATGCTGCGCTCGAAAATCCAAATCTTGCCTATATCCATGCCGACTTTGAGCCGATGGATATTGTGATTGTTTTCCCGAAGAATGAAAAGGCTAAAGCTCTCCGAGACGAGATGGATGAGTTTATCGACAAGATGCATCTGTCTGGAATGCTGGATTCGATTGATAACATTTGGCTCGGTGAAGATGAAGAGAAAAAGGTCGTGGAATTCCCGAAGGCAAAACCGGGGATGCCTACGTACAAAATGGCGACGAGCGCCGTGAATCCGCCTTTTGAATACATCAAGAATGGCAAAATTGTCGGTTACGAAATGGATTTGATGGCGCGTTTCTGCAAGGAAAAAGGTTGCGGCATTGAGGTCCATGACGTGGCTTTCGAATCGGTGATTCTTGGTATCGAAACGGGAATGTATGATTTTGCGGCGGCAACGCTTAGCGCCACTCCCATATTCAAGGAGAAAAATTATCTATCGCATCCTATTTACGTTTCTGAATGCGTGATGGCGGTGCAGATTCTTGATGGTAAAGCTAAGCAACAGGTAGCGAAAAATCCTGAAGACATGATTAAAAGCTTGAATCGCGATGGCGCTAAGATTGGCCTTATGACAGGAGGAGTCTTCGATAAAGTATTGAATGAATTTTTCCCGACAGCGAAATCCCTGTTTTTCAATACTTATGCTGATATGGTCAAATCGATTGATGCTGGAAAATTGGATGCCATGCTAGTTGATGAGCCTACCGCAAGGCTTTTGGTAGAAGGTCGTAAAGAAGTTGAAATTGTAAATAAGATTTTAGAAAAGGCTAACTATGCCTTTGCTTTCTCAAAAAGTGAAAAAGGTGAAAAGTTGTGTGCACAAATGACAGAATTTATTCAAAATTCTATCAAACAAGGTTTGCAAACTGATTTGGAATCAGTCTGGTTTGGATCCGATGAATCGCTCAAGAAAATTGATTTGTCAAAGTTGAAAGCGACCAATGGAACACTTCACTTGGCCACGAATGTGGAGGTAGCCCCGTTTGTTTACATTAAGGACAATGCTATTGTTGGTTATGATATTGATTGGGTTGTCCGTTTTTGTGAGGCTTATGGTTATGGACTTGAAATTGTGAATATGAATTTTGAATCCATATTGCCGTCGATCGTGTCTGGCGCAAGTGATTTGGCCGTGGGGGAGATTACCGTTACCGCAGAACGAAAGCGAAGCGTTAATTTTTCTACTCCTGTTTATGATGGTGGAGTCGTTGCCATTGTAAAACGGACTGCAGAAGAAGAGGCTATTGCCCCTTATGAAGAAACCTTTTGGGGTTCTTTAAAGAAAAGCTTCGAGAGAACATTTATTCGTGAAGACCGTTGGAAGCTTGTGGCGCAGGGTGTCGGCGTGACCATCTTTATTTCGATCCTTTCGGGAATTTTGGGCTCGTTGATTGGCTTTGGCTTTTGCATGTTGCGCCTCTCGAGTCGTCTATACGCGAATGTTTTTGCGCTAGGCTACATTCGCCTTTTGCAAGGGATTCCGTCGGTCGTGCTTTTGATGGTGCTGTTCTACATCGTGTTTGCGCGTACGGGGCTTGATGGCGTGTGGGTTGCCATTATCGGCTTTGGTATGAACTTTGGCGCTTACGCGGCCGAAATTATGCGCACGGGAATCTTGGCGGTCGATAAAGGACAAATGGAAGCTGCGCTTGCGCTCGGCTATACGAAACCTCGTGCGTTCTTCAAGATTGTCTTCCCGCAGGCGGCGCACCACTTTTTGCCGGTGTTCCAGGGCGAATTTATCAGCATGGTGAAGATGACATCGGTGGTGGGCTATATTGCCATCTTGGATTTGACAAAGGCGTCGGACATTATCCGCAGCCGCACTTACGAGGCGTTCTTCCCGCTGATTATGACGGCAATTATTTACCTGATCATCATCTGGATTTTGACTCGTGTGCTTACGATGTTACAGCGCAGGCTCGATCCGAAAATCCGTGCGAAGCGCAAGTAA
- a CDS encoding phosphoglycerate mutase family protein has translation MKKFGLTAIGFAAFGASLWMAGCGSDGNPSNGGDIDPSQPISLLDTLTVPSAANLPACDASREGRAFFVQNENLPRLCVKGSWRSAADSTDFSITCSDGFLHAVDKISSTGTTVGSADTVFVEGFVSPISGIAQKGPFVFGTSVTITEANKEFNTETYQKAEGCILTNDGRYTFNEVHSNSNCVKIRATGFYRNEVTGRVSNNPITLAAKTCSPEHANVNILTHITIPRIEQLTMNHIDFAEAKAQAEREAFAAFGIDTVMLYSQPYFTDGRTDKPVAEDLDMFGNSEYSAALFAISAMIQGERSENDMMNLANNLAEDLKGDGTWNDQNWKIQIADWIVGLDTLWKYNDIRNNVSSWGMSIPNFERYMRAFIPIAYGFEPCTDANAGQVTYVNQGQSALFANDYEHADHSRVRFICDANSKEWRIAQPIEKDTAGFGPGEYDKEVREGRVNHDNYYIFETATNAWRVATPQEADGFTDLVEVYANLKSDEKAVFIIRHSERTDDTGPNGHLTSNGKTYARNLGTRLAAVAKEDFYYGYSGYTRTQETCEEIAIGKGQVGYTLNILPYMDGAWYIKDEATANNYINAEGGWVVFSKYGFTGAYPDAFYDLETRSEELLKNNILANLPAMKRVNVMCTHDYLVVPLLAYTTNGHANVRYYEKWRWVNYLSGVAMIISADGSVRYVPVKGLESGTM, from the coding sequence ATGAAGAAATTTGGTTTAACAGCGATTGGTTTTGCTGCTTTTGGGGCATCGTTATGGATGGCGGGCTGCGGCTCCGACGGAAACCCCTCTAACGGTGGCGATATCGACCCGAGCCAGCCTATTTCTCTTCTCGACACTTTGACCGTTCCGAGTGCAGCCAACTTGCCCGCCTGCGATGCAAGCCGAGAAGGTCGTGCGTTCTTTGTGCAGAACGAGAACTTGCCGCGACTTTGCGTAAAAGGCTCTTGGCGCAGTGCAGCGGACTCCACAGACTTTAGCATCACCTGCAGCGACGGATTTTTGCACGCGGTTGACAAAATTTCGTCAACCGGAACAACCGTCGGTAGCGCAGACACGGTCTTTGTCGAAGGCTTCGTTTCGCCGATTTCTGGCATTGCACAAAAAGGGCCGTTCGTCTTTGGCACAAGCGTTACCATCACCGAAGCGAACAAGGAATTCAACACCGAGACTTACCAAAAAGCAGAAGGCTGCATCCTCACGAATGACGGCCGCTACACCTTTAACGAAGTCCATTCGAATTCCAACTGCGTGAAAATCAGGGCGACCGGATTTTACCGCAACGAAGTGACAGGCAGAGTTTCAAACAACCCCATTACACTTGCTGCAAAGACATGCTCGCCCGAACATGCGAACGTGAACATTCTCACGCACATTACCATCCCGCGCATTGAGCAGCTCACGATGAACCACATTGACTTCGCCGAAGCCAAAGCGCAGGCGGAGCGCGAAGCATTTGCCGCATTCGGGATTGATACGGTCATGCTTTATTCGCAGCCGTACTTTACCGACGGGCGAACCGACAAGCCCGTTGCCGAAGATTTGGACATGTTCGGGAACAGCGAATATAGCGCCGCACTGTTTGCCATCTCCGCCATGATTCAAGGCGAGCGCAGCGAGAACGACATGATGAATCTTGCGAACAATCTCGCCGAAGACCTCAAGGGCGATGGCACTTGGAACGACCAGAACTGGAAAATTCAAATTGCCGACTGGATTGTAGGTCTCGACACGCTTTGGAAATACAACGACATCCGCAACAACGTTTCATCGTGGGGCATGAGCATCCCGAACTTTGAGCGTTACATGCGCGCGTTTATTCCTATCGCTTACGGATTCGAGCCATGCACGGACGCCAACGCAGGGCAAGTCACGTACGTGAACCAAGGTCAAAGCGCCCTTTTCGCAAACGACTACGAACACGCCGACCATTCTAGAGTCCGATTCATCTGCGATGCAAATTCCAAGGAATGGCGCATTGCACAGCCCATCGAAAAAGACACGGCTGGATTCGGCCCCGGCGAATACGACAAGGAAGTCCGCGAAGGCCGTGTAAATCACGACAACTATTACATCTTCGAAACCGCCACAAACGCATGGCGCGTCGCCACCCCGCAGGAAGCCGACGGATTTACAGACCTCGTTGAAGTTTATGCAAATCTCAAGTCCGACGAAAAAGCAGTCTTCATCATCCGCCACAGCGAACGCACCGATGACACGGGCCCGAACGGCCACTTGACTAGCAACGGAAAAACGTATGCTCGCAATTTAGGCACACGCCTCGCTGCCGTTGCGAAGGAAGATTTTTACTACGGTTATTCGGGCTACACACGCACGCAAGAAACTTGCGAAGAAATCGCCATTGGTAAAGGTCAAGTGGGCTACACGCTCAACATCCTCCCCTACATGGACGGAGCCTGGTACATTAAGGACGAAGCCACCGCCAACAACTATATCAATGCCGAAGGCGGCTGGGTCGTATTTTCCAAGTACGGCTTTACAGGCGCCTACCCAGACGCATTCTACGATTTAGAAACTCGCAGCGAAGAACTCCTGAAGAACAACATCCTCGCAAACCTCCCAGCCATGAAACGCGTAAACGTCATGTGCACGCACGATTACCTGGTCGTGCCGCTCCTCGCCTACACCACCAACGGTCACGCGAACGTGCGCTACTACGAGAAATGGCGCTGGGTCAATTACCTCTCGGGCGTTGCAATGATCATCTCCGCTGACGGTTCCGTGCGTTACGTCCCCGTCAAGGGACTTGAATCGGGAACAATGTAA
- a CDS encoding 1-acyl-sn-glycerol-3-phosphate acyltransferase gives MRAILALFYYIVVFTIMVVAGIPYTLYCGIRGHWENCTKICTFAFRNIIFKLFGIKVAVKGAENIPKGVNYVIVANHQSFLDINVVWHSITSASFMAKASLWKAPVFGWVLNRSGNIPIHTNPRKNAGLGKILKKRLESNYNIVVFPEGHRSEDGHMFKFQNGIFRLAKEQHFDILPVTFINTGKILPKVKWAVYSGTVEMVVHPLIRYEDYAEKPMADLRDETHDLIESVMPYKQAELAAAKEAATENKEA, from the coding sequence ATGCGCGCTATTCTTGCACTCTTTTATTACATCGTCGTTTTCACTATCATGGTTGTTGCGGGTATCCCCTACACCCTCTATTGCGGTATCCGCGGGCACTGGGAAAACTGCACCAAGATTTGCACTTTCGCCTTCAGGAACATTATTTTCAAGCTTTTCGGCATTAAAGTCGCGGTCAAGGGGGCAGAAAACATTCCAAAGGGCGTAAACTACGTCATCGTCGCCAATCACCAGAGCTTTTTGGACATCAACGTCGTCTGGCATTCCATCACGTCGGCGTCATTCATGGCGAAGGCAAGCCTCTGGAAAGCGCCCGTATTCGGCTGGGTCCTGAACCGCTCCGGCAACATTCCTATCCACACGAACCCGCGCAAAAACGCAGGCCTCGGCAAAATCCTCAAGAAGCGCCTCGAAAGCAATTACAACATTGTCGTGTTCCCCGAAGGCCACCGCAGCGAAGACGGGCACATGTTCAAGTTCCAAAATGGAATTTTCCGTTTGGCAAAAGAACAGCACTTTGACATTTTGCCAGTTACATTTATCAATACCGGAAAGATTCTCCCGAAGGTCAAGTGGGCGGTCTATTCCGGCACCGTCGAGATGGTCGTTCACCCGCTGATCCGTTATGAAGATTACGCCGAGAAGCCGATGGCCGATCTCCGCGACGAAACGCACGATTTAATTGAATCCGTAATGCCGTACAAGCAGGCGGAACTTGCCGCAGCAAAAGAAGCGGCAACAGAAAACAAGGAGGCTTAA
- a CDS encoding ribonuclease R family protein gives MAKELPSEEQIIAILRDEPMVGSQLRSALGLPKKQKMAFKQLLADMIERGVLKRSAHKEYQLGDGEPLEDKREKRRKKLAEQGVEDNRRPGARSRRQTEKDSGTRVKRGILHQTGDEDWQVTEIDTGKVYEMCHRRQAPGKEGETISFTLYPHPKLKHSYLAKVDRSAEIMNVTWDEVKKKFMEESNLPKGFSPAIEKYVASITEPTEKDFKGRVDYRKLDILCIDPEGAMDHDDAISVERKPNGGYKLGVHIADVSYYVPEGSDLDEEALERSYTQYLPWTAVPMLPEKLSSGVCSLHEGVDRCAFTCMIDLDKEANVLGWDFHRSVVNITKGITYQQAVKMMEEGDDSIKALAEVTALLKRNRTKDGLLEFQTTEYGCKFDENGEPVKIFPREHDESNSWVEECMLIANNCCAKELKQRKLQGIYRIHEAPDTKDIMELYYMYPDLFKDAPVMLRDLGKPRSGDTNLNPVAFKLYEHLVKRAAGDETLTNRILRSMQKAHYDSNSFGHFALNWQDYSHFTSPIRRYADLWCHRELARKGKEIDAERVNSVIEVCDLISANEIKNMKVERIAIKVCSCWILKSRIGDSFEANVTGIEEWGIYVSIDDPIAEGLVRYRDITGDDFYVFNPDQGLAFGKRSGRTFRRGDKVMVQLLRVDPLRGQADFSITEKLSPEPKKRRTREDTERDIRNFNERADRAAAAEALGYVSQPDEDDDYEPEYVSRGRRGRRDFDGPIFERTGRDSRERGGFRKGRDEFDEGRRSDKRGKHGGRDSRDFGEGFHVASEPREARRGRRSSEKGRGRSSRGGRRGR, from the coding sequence ATGGCTAAGGAATTACCGAGCGAAGAACAAATTATTGCAATCCTTCGTGACGAACCTATGGTAGGGAGCCAGCTCCGCAGCGCTCTCGGCCTCCCGAAAAAACAGAAGATGGCTTTTAAGCAACTCCTCGCCGACATGATCGAGCGCGGTGTTCTCAAGCGTTCCGCCCACAAGGAATACCAGCTGGGCGATGGCGAACCGCTCGAAGACAAGCGCGAAAAGCGCCGCAAAAAGCTTGCAGAGCAGGGAGTTGAAGACAACCGCCGTCCAGGCGCACGCAGCCGTCGCCAGACCGAAAAGGATTCCGGCACACGCGTGAAGCGCGGCATTCTGCACCAGACCGGTGACGAAGACTGGCAGGTGACCGAAATCGATACGGGCAAGGTGTACGAAATGTGCCACCGCAGACAGGCGCCGGGCAAGGAAGGCGAGACCATCAGCTTCACGCTTTATCCGCACCCGAAGCTCAAGCACAGCTACTTGGCGAAGGTCGACCGCTCCGCAGAAATCATGAACGTGACTTGGGACGAAGTCAAGAAAAAGTTCATGGAAGAGAGCAACTTGCCCAAGGGCTTTAGCCCCGCTATTGAAAAGTACGTGGCCTCCATTACAGAACCGACCGAAAAGGATTTCAAGGGCCGCGTGGATTATCGCAAGCTCGACATTCTCTGCATTGACCCCGAAGGCGCCATGGACCACGACGATGCTATCAGCGTGGAACGCAAGCCGAATGGTGGTTACAAGCTCGGCGTGCACATCGCCGACGTGAGCTACTACGTGCCTGAAGGATCTGACCTCGACGAAGAAGCTCTTGAAAGAAGTTATACGCAATACTTGCCGTGGACGGCAGTGCCGATGCTCCCGGAAAAGCTTTCGAGCGGCGTTTGCAGTTTGCACGAAGGCGTAGACCGTTGCGCATTCACCTGCATGATCGACTTGGACAAGGAAGCAAATGTTCTCGGTTGGGACTTCCACCGCAGTGTCGTGAACATTACGAAGGGCATCACGTACCAGCAGGCAGTGAAGATGATGGAAGAAGGCGACGATTCCATCAAGGCTCTCGCCGAAGTGACGGCACTTCTCAAGAGGAACCGCACCAAGGATGGCTTGCTCGAATTCCAGACAACCGAATACGGTTGCAAGTTTGACGAAAACGGTGAACCAGTCAAGATTTTCCCGCGCGAACACGACGAATCGAATTCCTGGGTCGAAGAATGCATGCTCATCGCGAACAATTGCTGCGCGAAGGAACTCAAGCAGCGCAAGCTGCAAGGCATTTACCGTATCCATGAAGCTCCGGACACGAAGGACATCATGGAACTCTATTACATGTACCCGGACCTGTTCAAGGACGCTCCGGTAATGTTGCGCGACTTAGGCAAGCCGCGCAGCGGCGATACAAACTTGAACCCGGTAGCCTTCAAGCTTTACGAACACTTGGTGAAGCGCGCCGCCGGTGACGAGACGCTCACGAACCGCATTTTGCGCAGTATGCAGAAGGCCCATTACGACAGCAACAGCTTCGGGCACTTCGCCTTGAACTGGCAGGATTACAGCCACTTCACTTCGCCGATCCGCCGTTACGCGGACCTCTGGTGCCATCGCGAACTCGCCCGCAAGGGTAAGGAAATCGACGCCGAACGCGTGAACAGCGTGATTGAAGTTTGCGACTTGATTTCTGCAAACGAAATCAAGAACATGAAGGTGGAACGCATCGCCATCAAGGTGTGCAGTTGCTGGATTTTGAAGAGCCGCATTGGCGATAGCTTCGAAGCAAATGTAACAGGCATCGAAGAATGGGGCATTTACGTTTCTATCGACGATCCGATTGCCGAAGGTCTTGTGCGCTACCGCGATATCACGGGCGATGACTTTTACGTGTTCAATCCGGACCAGGGTCTTGCATTTGGCAAGCGTAGCGGCCGCACCTTCCGCCGTGGCGACAAGGTGATGGTTCAACTCCTCAGAGTTGACCCATTGCGCGGTCAGGCAGATTTCAGCATCACCGAAAAGCTGAGCCCTGAACCGAAGAAGCGCCGTACCCGCGAAGATACCGAACGCGACATTCGCAATTTCAATGAAAGAGCTGACCGCGCTGCGGCCGCCGAAGCACTCGGCTATGTAAGCCAGCCGGACGAAGACGACGATTACGAACCGGAATACGTTTCTCGCGGTCGCCGTGGACGTCGCGATTTCGATGGTCCGATTTTTGAACGCACCGGACGCGATTCTCGTGAACGTGGCGGTTTCCGCAAGGGCCGTGACGAATTCGATGAAGGCCGCCGTTCCGACAAGCGTGGGAAACACGGAGGTCGAGACTCCCGTGATTTCGGCGAAGGATTCCATGTAGCAAGCGAGCCGCGTGAAGCAAGACGTGGCCGCAGATCTAGCGAAAAAGGTCGCGGACGCAGCAGCCGCGGAGGCCGCAGAGGAAGATAG